One window of Myripristis murdjan chromosome 8, fMyrMur1.1, whole genome shotgun sequence genomic DNA carries:
- the hao1 gene encoding 2-Hydroxyacid oxidase 1: MSGHRVCVGDFEEEARRVLPKAIYDYYSSGADEQKTLADNTAAFNRWRFLPRMLRNVSKVDLSASLLGQKLSMPVCVGATAMQRMAHPEGETATARACQAAGTGMMLSSWATSTIEEVMSATTSSQGSAGIMWLQLYIYKDRELTLSLVRRAEKAGYKAIFVTVDTPYLGRRWNDMRNCFKLPSHLSMSNFSTATLAFSEGDYGNDSGLAVYVAKAIDPSLSWDDITWLKKHTKLPLIVKGILTGEDAIQAVNYGVDGILVSNHGARQLDGVPATLDVLEEVVNAVQGRCEVYMDGGVRRGTDVLKALALGAKAVFIGRPVLWGLACQGDKGVSEVLELLREELRLAMALAGCRSLSEISRSLVRRVNETSRM; encoded by the exons ATGTCAGGGCAccgtgtgtgtgtaggtgactTTGAGGAGGAAGCCAGGAGAGTTCTTCCTAAAGCCATTTATGACTACTACTCCTCTGGGGCTGACGAGCAaaaaacactggctgacaaCACGGCTGCCTTCAACAG gtggcgTTTTCTTCCTCGGATGCTGAGGAATGTGTCAAAGGTggacctgtctgcctctctgctggGCCAGAAGCTAAGCATGCCAGTCTGTGTCGGAGCGACAGCCATGCAGAGGATGGCTCACCCGGAGGGAGAGACAGCTACGGCCAGAG cATGTCAGGCAGCGGGGACAGGCATGATGCTGAGCTCCTGGGCCACCTCTACCATAGAGGAAGTGATGTCAGccaccacatcatcacaggGCAGCGCAGGTATCATGTGGCTGCAGCTATACATCTATAAAGACAGAGAGCTTACGCTGTCATTGGTCCGCCGGGCAGAAAAGGCGGGCTATAAGGCTATCTTTGTCACCGTGGATACACCGTACCTGGGGAGGAGGTGGAATGACATGCGCAACTGCTTTAAACTTCCCTCACACCTGAG tatGTCTAACTTCTCAACAGCCACACTGGCTTTCTCTGAGGGCGACTATGGCAATGACAGTGGACTGGCAGTTTATGTTGCCAAGGCAATAGACCCCAGCCTGTCCTGGGATGACATCACGTGGCTGAAGAAACACACTAAACTACCATTGATTGTCAAAGGAATACTGAccg GTGAGGATGCCATCCAAGCCGTGAACTATGGAGTTGATGGCATCCTGGTGTCCAATCATGGAGCTCGACAGCTGGACGGGGTTCCTGCCACA ctggatGTGTTGGAGGAGGTGGTGAATGCCGTCCAGGGTCGCTGTGAGGTCTATATGGATGGAGGAGTGAGGCGCGGAACAGACGTCCTGAAGGCTTTAGCCCTGGGAGCCAAGGCTGTCTTCATAGGACGACCCGTGTTATGGGGCCTGGCCTGTCAG GGGGACAAGGGAGTCTCTGAGGTTCTGGAGCTTCTGAGAGAAGAGCTGCGACTGGCCATGGCCCTGGCTg GTTGTCGCTCTCTATCAGAAATCAGCAGGTCTTTAGTGAGGAGAGTGAACGAAACCAGCAGAATGTGA